In Bradyrhizobium sp. 195, the sequence TGCGAGCGGCCCATCACCTCGCAGAGCGGGGCATATTCGAGATTGGTCAGGCCCGCGCCATGGCCGGATTCCGGCAGGAACAGATTCCAGAGGCCTTCCTTGCGCGCCAGCGGCTTCAACTCTTCGACGACGGGATAGACCTTCCACGGCCCGAGCTCCTCCGCCTCGCGATAGAACCGCTCCTCGTTCGGATAGATGTGCCGGTCCATGAAGCTTTCGAGCCTACGCTTGAGCTCGACGACTTTAGGCGACATCGGGTAGAGCATCTCTGGTCTCCTTGGTCGATCGGCCGCAGGTTCAGCCGATTTCGAGATAGTCCGGGCCGGGCAACTTGCGGAAGGGCGCGGTCGGCAGCGTCTGGTACCAGAACGCGACCGAGGCGATGTCGTCCTGCAAGGGAAGGTATTTTCCGTCCTTCGCGCCGGGCAGCCAGCCCAGCGCCTGGATCGTCACCCGCAAATCGGAGCGGAAGCGCACGGGATCGGGGATGTGCCAGCGATAGAGGCCGAAGCGCTGCTGCGATTTGTAGACGCCATCGGGGCGGATCACCTGCGGCAGGCCGGCATAGGGCGTGGTGAATTCCTGGTAGCGCGATTGTCCCTGGCCGCCATGCGCGACATGGGGATCGAAATTGTAGGCACCGCAAAAATAGTCCTCGGTGCCGGTGCCGCAAATCGTCGGGAATTCGCCATCGCCGTCGATGAAGAACTTGATCTCGCCTTCGCCCCACCAGCCGTTGTTGTTGACGCCCCAGGCCATGTAGGTGCCGACATAATGGCCGGCGCCGCTGATGCCGTCGAGGATGGTGTAGACCTCCTTGTAAGGCAGCGGATTGGTGCGACGGAACTGCGCATGGAAATAGCCGCAATCCTCGGGCACGTCGGTCAGGGCGTAGTTGATCTGGTAGTAGACCGTGAGCTGCTCCTCGCTGCGGTTCTCCAGCGTAAAGCGCGCACGCTTGCGAAACGGCATTTCCCAATAGCAGTTGAAGGCGCGGCCGGGGTTGACGCAAACGGCGAGCGAGGACACTTGCGCGAACTCTTCCCATCCGCAGGCGAAGAAATCGCCCGCCGGGCATTCGACGCTCGGCTGTTCCTGGTCGTCCCAGTAGATGCGCAGAATGGAGTGGCGCAGCCGTCCGCGCGCCAGCGTCATCCAGATCTGCTGGATCGCGCCCTGACCTTGGATGTCGGCGAGCGTGAAGGTCGTGCCCGGATCGATGACGACATAGGGCGAGACCTTCCAGCCCTGTCCGAGATCGCGCGCCTGGCGCGCGGCGGGGCCGTCGACGGACGTGCCGCCCTTGCCCTTCTCGCCGGTGAAGTTCTCGGGGCTGATCGAGCGCGTCTGCGCATTCGACAGGCGTGATAGATTGCCGAGATGCAGGCCCAATCCGGAAAACGCCATGGTGTCCTCGATAGGGGATTAGCGACATTTCGCTATATCGCCTCCAAATCTACCAAAAGATGAAGACGATCGCGCACGGACAGGCCCGTGCGCGATCGCCGAGCTTCACGCGACGCGGTACTCCCTGAATTTCTCGCGCAGGGCCGACTTCAGCACCTTGCCGGTCCCCGTCATCGGAAATTCGTCGAGGAATTCGACGGCGTCCGGCATCCACCAGCTCGCGATCTTCGGGCGCATGTGGTCGAGCAGGGTCTTGCCGTCGACCGTCGCGCCCTTTTTGCGGACGACGAGGAGCAGGGGGCGCTCCTGCCATTTCTCATGGTTGATCGCGACCACGGCGGCCTGCAGCACATCGGGATGGGACAAGGCAACGTCCTCGAGTTGAATCGAGGAGATCCATTCGCCGCCGGACTTGATGACGTCCTTGGAGCGGTCGGTCAGCGTGACATGGCCTTGAGGATCGATCACGGCCATATCGCCGGTGATCAGCCAGCCGTCGCGGTCGAGGCCTTCGTCGAGCTTCATGTAGCCCGACGCAACCCACGGCCCGCGGGCGCGCAGATGACCGACGGTGTTGCCGTCGCGCGGCAGCTCAACGCCGGCATCGTCGACGATGCGCAAGGCCGTGCCGAAACAGGCGCGGCCCGAGACCTGGCGCCGGTCGAACTTCTCCTTGTCGCCGAGATGCTCCGAGCCCGGCCGCAAGCCCGGCATCGAGCAGCCCAGGGCCTCGGTCATGCCCCAGGCCTGGATATAGTCGATGTCATAGTCGCGCTTCAGCTTCTCGATCATCGCGCGCGGCGGCGCCGAGCCTGACGACAATGTTGCGCGCAACGTCGAGAACTTGCTGCCGGTGCGGCCCAGCCAGTCAAGCAGGATCAGCCAGAAGCTCGGCACACCCGCCGATAGCGTCACCTTCTCTCCTTCGAGCAGTTCATAGAGCTTGTCGGGTTCGTAGTTGCGGCCGGGCAGCACCAGCTTCGAGCCGGTATAGGGCGCGGTGAATGGCATGTTCCAGCCATTGCCGTGGAAGAGAGGCGCCATCGGCATCATCACTTCGCGCACGCCTTCGACATGTCCCGGCAGGAAGTCGAAATTGCAGCAGGTCATGGTCTGCAGGATCGCGGCGCGGTGCGAATAGATCACGCCCTTGGGGTTGCCCGTGGTCCCCGAGGTGTAGCAGATCGTGGAGGCGGACTTTTCGTCGAACTCCGGCCAAGTGAAGCCGGCGTCGTCCTCCCTGTCCAGAAGCTCTTCGTAGCAATGCACGTTGGCAAGCTTGGTCTCGGGCATGCGCTCGCGCGATGACATCACGACGTAAGCCTCGATCGTCCTCAGCTGCGGCGCGATCGCCTCGACGAGCGGCAGCGTGGCGCGGTCGATGAACAGCAGGCGGTCTTCGGCGTGATTGATGATGTAGACCAGCTGTTCGGGAAACAGCCGCGGGTTCACGGTGTGCAGCACATAGCCCATGCCCGGCGCGGCGTAGAACATCTCGAAATGACGATGGGTATTCCAGGCCAGCGTGCCGACGCGATCGCCGGGATTCATGCCGAGCCGCTTCAACGCCAGCGCCATGCGCTTGATGCGCGGATGAGCGTCCGCGTAGGTGTAGCGATGAATGTCGCCCTCGATCTCGCGCGCGACGATCTCGGCTTCGCCGTGATAGTCCGCGGCAAATTGGATCAAACCGCTGATCAGAAGCGGCATGTCCATCATCAATCCCTGCATGGTCTCCTCCTGAGCCACGTCGTTGCGTGGCGTACGCTTGTGATTTGCGCTTGAGGTTAGCGGAACGTCGCGTGGCGTTCACGCAAAAAGATGGGACGCGATTGCATGCGTCGCTTTTTCGGGGCTAACTGATCCGAGCTGCCGGCGAAGCAGCGCTCTCCGTGGAGGAATTGCATGTCAGCGGAAAGACACAAGACCGGTGCAGCCGGCGAACCTACGGTCGATATTGCGGCTCTGCGCGCGCGCTATCGCGACGAGCGCGACCGCCGTTTGCGGGCCGAAGGCAAGGCTCAGTATGTCGAGGTAGCCGGTGATTTCGGCCACTACCTCGACGACCCCTGGGCCGATCCCGGATTTGCGCGCGCACCCATCAGTGAAGAGACTGAAGTGCTGGTCGTCGGCGGCGGCTTCGGCGGTCTTCTCTGTGGCGCGCGCTTGCGCGAGGCCGGCGTCGATGATTTCCGCATCGTGGAAAAGGCTGCCGACTTCGGCGGCACCTGGTACTGGAATCGTTATCCTGGCGCTGCCTGCGATACCGAGAGCTACATCTACCTGCCGCTGCTGGAAGAGACCGGCTACATGCCGGTGCGCAAATACGCCCGGGCACCGGAGATCTACGAGCACTCCCGCCGCATCGGCCGTCATTTCGGTCTCTACGAGCGCGCACTGTTTCAGACCGTCATCTCGCGGATGGTGTGGCAGGAGCAGGCGGCGCGTTGGCTGGTCGAGACCGATCGCGGCGATCGCATCCGTGCACGCTTCGTCATTCTCGCTGGAGGTCCGCTCAGCCGGCCGAAGCTGCCGGGCATACCCGGCATCGAGACCTTCAAGGGCCACAGCTTTCATACCAGCCGTTGGGATTACAGCTATACCGGCGGCAACGCGGATGGTGATTTGGCCGGCCTTGCCGACAAGCGCGTCGGCATCATCGGCACCGGCGCCACCGCCGTGCAATGCGTGCCGCATCTCGGCCGTTCGGCGAAGGAGCTCTATGTCTTCCAGCGGACGCCGTCGGCGATCGGCGTGCGCGACGACCGGCCGACCGATCAGGGCTGGGCGCAGAGCCTTGCGCCCGGCTGGCAGCGCCAGCGCATGGACAATTTCACCTCGGTGATATCAGGCGAGCCGTTCGAACGGGACCTGGTGGAGGACGGCTGGACCGGCCTGCTCGGCGAGATCCTGCTGGCGCCGCGTCGTCAGCCGCAACCGGTGACCTCGATGGAGGAGGCGCTGAAGGTCATCGAGCAGGCCGACTACCGCAAGATGGAGGAGATCCGCGCCCGCGTCGATGCGGTCGTCAAGGACGAGGCGACCGCGGAAGCGCTCAAGCCCTGGTACAAGGCGTTCTGCAAGCGGCCCTGCTTTCACGACGAATATCTCGACACCTTCAATCGTCCCAACGTGCATCTCGTCGACACTATGGGGCGGGGGGTCGATTGCATCACCGAGAATGCCGTCGTGGCTGGCGGCAAGGCCTACGAGCTCGACTGCCTGATCTACGCCAGCGGTTTCGAGGTCGGCACCGATTATGCCCGCCGCATGGGCTTCGAGGTCTATGGCCGTGGCGGCGTCAGCCTGTCCGAGCGCTGGCAGGATGGCGTCAAGACGATGCATGGCTTCTACAGCCGCGGCTTCCCGAACTGCTTTCTGATCGTCACGGTGCAGGCGGGCCAGAGCGCCAATTTCCCGCACATCATCGACGAGCAATCGCAGCACATCGCCTACGTGCTCACTGAAGCGCGCAAGCGCAAAGCGCGGACGCTCGAGCCGACGCTCGTGGGCGAGAATGCCTGGGTGGACGAGGTCGTCAGGGCAGCGCTCGGCCGCCAGACCTATCTGGCCGAATGCACGCCTGGCTACTACAACAACGAAGGCGTGTTCGATCCGATCGCGGCAAGAAACAGCCAATATTGGCGCGGGCCGGTGGCATTCCTGCGGCTGCTCGACAAATGGCGGAAGGAAGGCAATCTGGAAGGCCTCGAATTGTCCTATGATCAGGCCATGGAGTCGGCGCGTTCGCCCGGGTAGGATTGGCGCCGATCGGTACAGGACGGGAGACAGGTATGATCAGGGGCAGGGCCGCTGCGGGAGCTATTGTTGGCGCGATGGCGCTGTTCGGTTGCCTTGCGCCCACCGCCGAGGCTGCGCAATGCGGCAGCTCGCCGGCGGGGTTCGAGACCTGGAAGCGGGAGTTCAGTGCCGAGGCGCAAGGCAAGGGCGTCGGCCAGACTGCGCTCGCGGCGCTGATGCAGACCAACTACGCCAGCGCTACCATCGCGGCCGACCGCGGCCAGCGCAGCTTCCAGCTGACGCTCGACCAGTTCCTCGCCAAGCGCGGCGCCACCACCATCGTCGCCAAGGGGCGGCAGCTCAAGCAGTCGCAGGCTGCCTTGTTCGCTTCCATCCAGCAGCGTTATGGCGTCCCGCCCGGACCCCTGATCGCGATCTGGGGCATGGAGACCGGTTTCGGCAGCCAGCGTGGCAACCAGAACATGTTGTCGTCGATCGCAACCCTTGCCTATGACTGCCGCCGCCCCGAATTCTTCACCGACCAGCTCTACGCCGCCCTGAAGCTGATCGACCGCGGCACGCTGTCGGGCGCGACCCGCGGCTCCATGCACGGCGAGGTCGGCCAGACCCAGTTCATGCCCAAGAACATCCTGGCCTATGGCACCGGTAATCTCGAAGTTGCGGCCAATGCACTGAACTCGACGGCGAATTTCCTGAGGGCTCATGGCTGGCGCGCGGGAGCCGGGTACCAGCCGGGCGAGCCGAATTTCGCCGCGATCGAGGCCTGGAATGCCGCCGGCGTCTATCAGAAGGCCATCGCATTGATGGGCCGGCAGATCGACGAAGGCGGAGGGACCGCGGCCTCGCGTTAAATCGTTCAGCAAGGCGTGATGCGCCGGCATGAGAAAGTTGTTGCCATCTGGAACTGACGGCACGACGTTTGCTTTGATGAGGTTCGGGGCTAGGCATGAGGAGACTCACGATGGCAACCCAAATCGTTTTGGATCAGACGGGCGATACGCGCCACGAGTTTGATCCTGGCAATGCCGAAG encodes:
- a CDS encoding glycoside hydrolase family 172 protein, whose translation is MAFSGLGLHLGNLSRLSNAQTRSISPENFTGEKGKGGTSVDGPAARQARDLGQGWKVSPYVVIDPGTTFTLADIQGQGAIQQIWMTLARGRLRHSILRIYWDDQEQPSVECPAGDFFACGWEEFAQVSSLAVCVNPGRAFNCYWEMPFRKRARFTLENRSEEQLTVYYQINYALTDVPEDCGYFHAQFRRTNPLPYKEVYTILDGISGAGHYVGTYMAWGVNNNGWWGEGEIKFFIDGDGEFPTICGTGTEDYFCGAYNFDPHVAHGGQGQSRYQEFTTPYAGLPQVIRPDGVYKSQQRFGLYRWHIPDPVRFRSDLRVTIQALGWLPGAKDGKYLPLQDDIASVAFWYQTLPTAPFRKLPGPDYLEIG
- a CDS encoding long-chain fatty acid--CoA ligase, encoding MQGLMMDMPLLISGLIQFAADYHGEAEIVAREIEGDIHRYTYADAHPRIKRMALALKRLGMNPGDRVGTLAWNTHRHFEMFYAAPGMGYVLHTVNPRLFPEQLVYIINHAEDRLLFIDRATLPLVEAIAPQLRTIEAYVVMSSRERMPETKLANVHCYEELLDREDDAGFTWPEFDEKSASTICYTSGTTGNPKGVIYSHRAAILQTMTCCNFDFLPGHVEGVREVMMPMAPLFHGNGWNMPFTAPYTGSKLVLPGRNYEPDKLYELLEGEKVTLSAGVPSFWLILLDWLGRTGSKFSTLRATLSSGSAPPRAMIEKLKRDYDIDYIQAWGMTEALGCSMPGLRPGSEHLGDKEKFDRRQVSGRACFGTALRIVDDAGVELPRDGNTVGHLRARGPWVASGYMKLDEGLDRDGWLITGDMAVIDPQGHVTLTDRSKDVIKSGGEWISSIQLEDVALSHPDVLQAAVVAINHEKWQERPLLLVVRKKGATVDGKTLLDHMRPKIASWWMPDAVEFLDEFPMTGTGKVLKSALREKFREYRVA
- a CDS encoding flavin-containing monooxygenase encodes the protein MSAERHKTGAAGEPTVDIAALRARYRDERDRRLRAEGKAQYVEVAGDFGHYLDDPWADPGFARAPISEETEVLVVGGGFGGLLCGARLREAGVDDFRIVEKAADFGGTWYWNRYPGAACDTESYIYLPLLEETGYMPVRKYARAPEIYEHSRRIGRHFGLYERALFQTVISRMVWQEQAARWLVETDRGDRIRARFVILAGGPLSRPKLPGIPGIETFKGHSFHTSRWDYSYTGGNADGDLAGLADKRVGIIGTGATAVQCVPHLGRSAKELYVFQRTPSAIGVRDDRPTDQGWAQSLAPGWQRQRMDNFTSVISGEPFERDLVEDGWTGLLGEILLAPRRQPQPVTSMEEALKVIEQADYRKMEEIRARVDAVVKDEATAEALKPWYKAFCKRPCFHDEYLDTFNRPNVHLVDTMGRGVDCITENAVVAGGKAYELDCLIYASGFEVGTDYARRMGFEVYGRGGVSLSERWQDGVKTMHGFYSRGFPNCFLIVTVQAGQSANFPHIIDEQSQHIAYVLTEARKRKARTLEPTLVGENAWVDEVVRAALGRQTYLAECTPGYYNNEGVFDPIAARNSQYWRGPVAFLRLLDKWRKEGNLEGLELSYDQAMESARSPG
- a CDS encoding lytic murein transglycosylase: MIRGRAAAGAIVGAMALFGCLAPTAEAAQCGSSPAGFETWKREFSAEAQGKGVGQTALAALMQTNYASATIAADRGQRSFQLTLDQFLAKRGATTIVAKGRQLKQSQAALFASIQQRYGVPPGPLIAIWGMETGFGSQRGNQNMLSSIATLAYDCRRPEFFTDQLYAALKLIDRGTLSGATRGSMHGEVGQTQFMPKNILAYGTGNLEVAANALNSTANFLRAHGWRAGAGYQPGEPNFAAIEAWNAAGVYQKAIALMGRQIDEGGGTAASR